One region of Candidatus Binatia bacterium genomic DNA includes:
- a CDS encoding putative metal-binding motif-containing protein: protein MNRVSVLIGRGIVVYAALVGTVLCAAPAGAALVEATVNDFHLSGTQVGDVPPGVLSTSPSCAGCHGGFSLENSPYDTWQGSLMAHAGRDPLFYAQMTTANQDVANVGYYCMRCHVPLSFVTGNVVPTDGSALNDTDRDGVTCHFCHSMVDPLYKPGISPVEDVAILAGLAEVPAFYGNSMFVLDPTGTRRGPYATPAASHGWIQSAFHRSSDLCGTCHDVGNVAISKQPDGTYLYNSLDTPTPDEDPWQQFPLERTYTEWKLSAFAATGVDMGGRFGGDGVTVVDTCQSCHMPRTTSAGCNGGPVRSDLRRHDFAGAAAQVLDLIAKFTEDDPTVDQAAIARNRAKAVSMLERAASLSLGQTGATLNVRVTNESGHKLPTGHIEGRRVWLNVKFYGVAGLLTEHGHYDETEAELDTASTTVYEMKVGLSAFAALATGLPLGETTHMSLADTIVLDNRIPPRGFANATYEAGGAPVVGWTYADGQYWDDRPFTVPAIANRAEVTLYYQNTPRHYIETLRDGNVTDAWGDILHQAWVDTGRGAPIAMASATLPLTPPCNAPDDCDGDGVLPPSDCDNYDPTAYTGAPEQCGDLRDNDCDGATDEGDCALCSPALTVASTGQTRQTKARLSDDPARDEVLTRGVISLAAVGSIDPAATEVTVRVTDGGQNARYQVTIPIGGMVVKPNGRKFLYSDREKPYELGGLKSGLINVASDGLTAQYKFQARLLDLPGFTAGAASTVTVKIGDRCFVDSTDACESTNPRTVKCK, encoded by the coding sequence GTGAATCGAGTATCAGTTCTCATCGGCCGGGGCATCGTAGTGTACGCAGCGCTCGTCGGAACGGTGCTGTGCGCCGCCCCGGCGGGCGCGGCGCTCGTCGAGGCGACGGTTAACGACTTCCATTTGTCAGGCACCCAAGTCGGCGACGTGCCCCCGGGCGTGCTCTCGACGTCGCCGTCCTGTGCCGGCTGTCACGGCGGCTTCAGCCTCGAAAACTCGCCCTACGACACCTGGCAGGGAAGCCTCATGGCCCACGCCGGCCGCGATCCGCTCTTCTACGCGCAGATGACCACGGCGAACCAGGACGTCGCCAACGTCGGCTACTACTGCATGCGCTGCCACGTACCGCTGAGCTTCGTAACCGGTAACGTTGTCCCGACCGACGGCAGCGCCCTCAACGACACCGATCGCGACGGCGTGACCTGCCACTTCTGCCATTCCATGGTCGACCCGCTCTACAAACCCGGCATCAGTCCGGTGGAAGACGTGGCGATCCTCGCTGGCCTGGCCGAAGTGCCGGCCTTCTACGGGAACTCCATGTTCGTACTCGATCCCACCGGGACGCGACGTGGCCCTTACGCGACGCCGGCCGCGTCGCACGGCTGGATCCAGTCGGCGTTTCACCGCAGCAGCGATCTTTGCGGCACCTGCCACGACGTCGGCAATGTGGCCATCAGCAAGCAACCGGACGGTACGTACCTCTACAACAGCCTCGACACGCCGACACCCGACGAAGACCCGTGGCAGCAATTCCCGCTCGAACGCACGTACACCGAATGGAAGCTGAGCGCCTTCGCGGCCACCGGCGTCGACATGGGCGGCCGATTCGGCGGCGACGGCGTTACGGTCGTCGACACCTGTCAGAGCTGCCACATGCCGCGTACCACGTCGGCCGGCTGCAACGGCGGCCCGGTACGCAGCGACCTCCGCCGGCACGACTTCGCCGGCGCGGCCGCGCAGGTACTCGACCTCATCGCCAAGTTCACCGAAGACGACCCGACCGTCGACCAGGCGGCGATCGCCCGTAACCGCGCCAAGGCAGTCTCGATGCTCGAACGAGCGGCCTCGCTGTCCCTCGGTCAGACCGGCGCGACGTTGAACGTGCGGGTCACCAACGAAAGCGGCCACAAACTGCCGACCGGACACATCGAGGGCCGCCGGGTCTGGCTCAACGTCAAATTCTACGGCGTTGCCGGCCTCCTTACCGAGCACGGCCACTACGACGAGACCGAGGCCGAGCTCGATACCGCATCGACCACCGTCTACGAAATGAAGGTCGGCCTCAGCGCGTTCGCCGCTCTCGCCACCGGCCTGCCCCTCGGCGAGACCACGCATATGTCGCTGGCCGACACGATCGTACTCGACAACCGCATCCCGCCCCGCGGTTTCGCCAACGCGACCTACGAAGCCGGCGGCGCACCCGTGGTCGGTTGGACGTACGCCGACGGCCAGTACTGGGATGACCGGCCGTTTACCGTCCCGGCGATCGCCAACCGGGCGGAGGTGACCCTGTACTACCAGAACACCCCTCGGCACTACATCGAGACGCTGCGCGACGGCAACGTCACCGACGCCTGGGGCGATATCCTGCACCAGGCATGGGTCGACACCGGCCGGGGCGCCCCGATCGCGATGGCATCCGCCACGCTCCCCCTCACGCCACCGTGCAATGCGCCGGATGACTGCGACGGCGACGGCGTGCTGCCGCCCAGCGACTGCGACAACTACGATCCGACGGCGTACACGGGTGCGCCCGAGCAGTGCGGCGACCTGCGCGACAACGACTGCGACGGCGCCACCGACGAGGGCGACTGCGCCCTCTGCTCGCCGGCGCTGACAGTCGCGTCGACCGGACAGACGCGACAGACCAAGGCGCGCCTCTCCGACGATCCGGCCCGCGACGAAGTGCTCACGCGCGGAGTTATCTCTCTGGCCGCCGTGGGATCGATCGACCCGGCCGCAACCGAGGTGACCGTGCGCGTGACCGACGGCGGGCAGAACGCACGCTACCAGGTAACCATTCCCATCGGCGGAATGGTGGTGAAGCCGAACGGGCGGAAATTCCTCTACAGCGACCGCGAGAAGCCCTACGAACTGGGCGGCCTCAAGAGCGGCCTGATCAATGTCGCCTCCGACGGGTTGACGGCCCAGTACAAGTTCCAGGCCCGTCTCCTCGACCTGCCCGGCTTCACCGCCGGCGCCGCCAGCACCGTCACGGTCAAGATCGGCGACCGCTGCTTCGTCGACAGCACCGACGCCTGCGAATCGACCAACCCGCGGACCGTAAAGTGCAAGTGA
- a CDS encoding DUF4136 domain-containing protein, protein MGSGRILLLLLVAAIGGCGLSDLESATLPGTDLRQLKTAYVACHVADDGNLCALIARQLDKHGVTATTGIALPAPGDANVLVTYDDTWTWDVTSYLLTLRIDLRDPATNLLLATSRVSRTRFGSGGPDTMVREAVAQLLATRG, encoded by the coding sequence ATGGGTTCCGGAAGAATACTGCTGCTTCTTCTCGTCGCCGCCATCGGCGGCTGCGGCCTCTCCGACCTCGAGTCGGCCACGCTGCCGGGCACCGACCTCCGACAACTCAAGACGGCCTACGTCGCCTGTCACGTCGCCGACGACGGCAACCTGTGCGCGCTGATCGCAAGGCAACTCGACAAGCACGGCGTTACCGCAACCACAGGCATTGCGCTGCCGGCACCGGGAGATGCAAACGTCCTCGTCACCTACGACGACACCTGGACCTGGGATGTAACCTCTTATCTCCTGACCCTGCGCATCGACCTCCGCGATCCGGCCACCAACTTGCTCCTCGCCACCAGCCGGGTGTCGCGGACCAGGTTCGGCAGCGGCGGGCCGGATACGATGGTTCGAGAAGCCGTCGCGCAGCTCCTGGCAACGCGAGGGTAA
- a CDS encoding SNF2-related protein — translation MAKLEHLTTGAAVRGILPDRMVTVVQTQWFGSDAVELTYKDPAGRVASELLYRHDEPRLEVVEEGRPWSFDGDGALFRLVSEAHRIRLAHLFDPVLAVHTSVVDPLPHQITAVYEVMLQRQPLRFLLADDPGAGKTIMAGLLMRELIARGDLQRCLVVCPGSLAEQWQDELYHRFQLPFEILTNDKLEAARTGNWFLETNLCIARLDKLSRNADVQDKLKAPDCRWDLVVCDEAHKLSATFFGGEIKYTKRYNLAQLLSTLTRHFLLMTATPHNGKEEDFQLFMALLDGDRFEGRFRDGVHKADVSDLMRRMVKEHLLKFDGTPLFPERTAYTVPYKLSDAEARLYKEVTEYVREEFNRAEALQNDKRAGTVGFALTILQRRLASSPEAIYQSLRRRRERLEKRLREMEVLQRGGQVAVDATGGGKLLDPDDVEDLDEAPDNEVEAVEEEILDQATAARTITELKAEIGMLGRLEALAQTVRRSGEDKKWRELATLLQEIFSPTSSADQSAEGKPPPYGSGPIPPPKPSPHQKLVVFTEHRDTLNYLEQRVTTVLGRKDAVVIIHGGMGREERLKAQEAFKHDPEVQVLLATDAAGEGINLQRAHLMVNYDLPWNPNRIEQRFGRIHRIGQTEVCHLWNLVAEETREGDVYRTLFGKLEHARATLGGQVFDVLGKLQFDGRPLRDLLIEAVRYGDQPEVRARLTRAVADAVDTGQLQDLIEDRALVHDAMDASRVYRIREEMERAESRRLQPHYIESFFLEAFRRLGGTVRQREPRRYEVTHVPAPIRNRDRLIGIGEPVLPRYERIAFDRDLVAPQGQPLAAFIRPGHPLLDAVLDLTLERHRDLLRRGTVLVDERDPGTSPRVLFYLEHAIQDASVTRTGDRRVVSKRMLYVEIDATGSARHLQYAPYLDYRPLADDDPKVEAILARPECAWITREIEQQAQGYAVAHVVPEHLTEVRDRKLELLAKTEAAVKERLTKELSYWDSRAEELKVEEQAGKPNARLNSGEARKRADLLYDRLERRMADLKLERQIAPLPPVVMGGMLVVPAGLMAQMSGRAGDPSAFAKASADRQASAARARTIVMGVERNLGFEPADREVEKLGYDVESRVPGTGRLRFIEVKGRVSGADVVTVTRNEILYSLNKPDDFILAIVEFLDADRHRVHYVRRPFQREPDFGVTSVNYSFTELIQRAEPPR, via the coding sequence ATGGCGAAGCTCGAACACCTGACCACCGGCGCAGCCGTCCGCGGTATCTTGCCCGACCGCATGGTGACGGTCGTCCAGACCCAGTGGTTCGGCAGCGACGCCGTTGAGCTGACCTACAAGGACCCCGCTGGGCGCGTCGCCAGCGAGCTGCTGTACCGCCACGACGAACCGCGCCTCGAAGTCGTCGAAGAAGGCCGCCCGTGGAGCTTCGACGGCGATGGCGCCCTGTTCCGCCTCGTCTCCGAAGCGCACCGCATCCGCCTCGCCCACCTCTTCGACCCCGTGCTCGCCGTCCACACCTCCGTCGTCGACCCGCTGCCACACCAGATCACCGCCGTCTACGAAGTCATGCTCCAGCGCCAGCCCCTGCGCTTCCTGCTGGCCGACGACCCCGGCGCCGGCAAGACTATCATGGCCGGCCTGCTCATGCGCGAGCTGATCGCCCGCGGCGACCTGCAACGCTGCCTCGTCGTCTGCCCCGGCAGCCTCGCCGAGCAGTGGCAGGACGAGCTGTACCATCGCTTCCAGCTCCCCTTCGAGATCCTCACCAACGACAAGCTCGAAGCCGCCCGCACCGGCAACTGGTTCCTCGAAACCAACCTGTGCATCGCCCGCCTCGATAAGCTCTCCCGCAACGCCGACGTACAGGACAAGCTCAAGGCACCCGACTGCCGCTGGGATCTGGTCGTCTGCGACGAAGCTCACAAGCTCTCGGCCACGTTCTTCGGCGGCGAGATCAAGTACACGAAGCGGTACAACCTCGCGCAGCTCCTCTCGACCCTGACCCGCCACTTCCTGCTGATGACCGCCACCCCGCACAACGGCAAGGAGGAGGATTTCCAGCTCTTCATGGCGCTCCTCGACGGCGACCGCTTCGAGGGCCGCTTCCGCGACGGCGTGCACAAGGCAGACGTCTCCGACCTCATGCGCCGGATGGTGAAAGAGCATCTGCTCAAGTTCGACGGCACGCCGCTCTTCCCCGAGCGCACCGCCTACACCGTCCCGTACAAGCTCTCCGACGCCGAGGCGCGCCTTTATAAGGAGGTCACCGAGTACGTGCGCGAGGAGTTCAACCGCGCTGAGGCCCTCCAGAACGACAAGCGCGCCGGCACCGTCGGCTTCGCCCTCACCATCCTCCAGCGGCGCCTGGCGTCGTCGCCCGAGGCAATCTACCAGTCGCTGCGCCGGCGTCGCGAACGGCTGGAGAAGCGCCTGCGCGAAATGGAAGTGCTTCAGCGCGGCGGGCAGGTCGCCGTGGACGCGACCGGCGGCGGCAAGCTGCTCGACCCCGACGACGTCGAGGATCTCGACGAGGCCCCAGACAACGAGGTGGAGGCCGTCGAAGAAGAGATCCTCGACCAGGCGACCGCCGCCCGCACGATCACGGAGCTGAAGGCCGAGATCGGGATGCTGGGCCGACTGGAGGCGCTGGCGCAGACGGTGCGACGCAGCGGCGAGGACAAGAAGTGGCGGGAGCTGGCGACCCTGCTGCAGGAAATCTTCTCGCCGACGTCCAGTGCCGACCAGAGCGCCGAGGGGAAGCCCCCGCCGTATGGGTCAGGCCCGATTCCCCCGCCGAAGCCGTCACCGCACCAGAAGCTCGTCGTCTTCACCGAGCACCGTGACACCCTGAACTACCTCGAACAGCGCGTCACCACGGTGCTCGGGCGGAAGGACGCCGTCGTCATCATCCACGGTGGCATGGGTCGCGAGGAACGGCTCAAGGCGCAGGAGGCGTTCAAGCACGATCCCGAGGTGCAGGTGCTCCTGGCGACCGACGCTGCCGGCGAGGGCATCAACCTCCAGCGGGCGCACCTGATGGTCAACTACGACCTGCCCTGGAACCCGAACCGGATCGAGCAGCGGTTCGGGCGCATCCACCGCATCGGCCAGACCGAGGTGTGCCACCTCTGGAACCTCGTCGCCGAGGAAACGCGCGAAGGCGACGTGTACCGCACGCTGTTCGGGAAGCTCGAACACGCCCGCGCGACGTTGGGCGGGCAGGTGTTCGACGTGCTGGGGAAGCTGCAGTTCGACGGCCGGCCGCTACGGGACCTCTTGATCGAAGCGGTCCGCTACGGCGACCAACCCGAGGTCCGAGCGCGACTCACCCGGGCCGTGGCCGACGCCGTGGACACGGGCCAACTGCAAGACCTGATCGAGGATCGTGCCCTGGTCCACGATGCGATGGATGCGAGTCGGGTCTACCGCATCCGCGAGGAGATGGAGCGGGCCGAATCGCGGCGGCTGCAGCCCCACTACATAGAGTCGTTTTTCCTCGAAGCCTTCCGGCGGCTCGGAGGGACGGTCCGGCAACGCGAACCGCGCCGCTACGAGGTGACGCACGTGCCCGCGCCGATCCGCAACCGGGATCGCTTGATCGGGATTGGTGAGCCGGTTCTCCCACGGTACGAGCGGATCGCCTTCGACAGGGACCTCGTCGCGCCACAAGGCCAGCCACTCGCCGCCTTCATCCGGCCCGGCCATCCGCTGCTCGACGCCGTCCTCGACCTGACACTCGAACGGCACCGCGACTTGCTCCGGCGCGGTACCGTGCTGGTGGATGAGCGTGATCCCGGCACCAGCCCGCGTGTGCTCTTCTACCTTGAACACGCCATTCAGGATGCGAGTGTCACCCGGACTGGCGACCGGCGAGTCGTCTCGAAGCGGATGCTGTACGTGGAGATTGACGCCACCGGGTCGGCACGGCACCTCCAGTACGCCCCGTACCTTGACTACCGCCCGTTGGCGGACGATGACCCGAAGGTGGAGGCGATCCTTGCCCGTCCCGAATGTGCGTGGATCACCCGCGAGATCGAGCAGCAGGCACAGGGATACGCCGTCGCCCACGTCGTCCCCGAGCATCTCACCGAGGTGCGCGACCGGAAACTGGAGCTGCTGGCCAAGACCGAGGCCGCCGTGAAGGAGCGGCTGACCAAGGAACTCAGCTACTGGGACAGCCGGGCCGAGGAACTGAAGGTGGAGGAGCAGGCCGGCAAGCCCAACGCCCGCCTGAACTCCGGCGAAGCCCGCAAGCGCGCCGACCTACTGTACGACCGGCTCGAAAGGCGCATGGCTGACCTGAAGCTGGAGCGACAGATCGCGCCGCTGCCCCCGGTCGTCATGGGCGGAATGCTAGTAGTGCCGGCGGGGCTGATGGCCCAGATGTCAGGCCGAGCGGGGGACCCGTCCGCCTTCGCCAAGGCTTCGGCGGACAGGCAGGCATCGGCAGCGCGGGCGCGGACCATCGTGATGGGGGTGGAACGAAACCTCGGGTTCGAGCCGGCCGACCGGGAAGTCGAGAAGCTCGGCTATGACGTCGAGAGCCGCGTACCGGGCACGGGCCGGTTGCGGTTCATCGAGGTCAAGGGTCGGGTGAGCGGGGCTGATGTTGTTACGGTGACTAGGAACGAAATCCTGTACTCCCTGAACAAGCCAGACGACTTCATCCTGGCCATCGTGGAGTTCCTCGACGCCGACCGGCACCGGGTACATTACGTGCGCCGGCCCTTCCAGCGAGAGCCGGACTTCGGGGTGACAAGCGTGAACTACAGCTTCACGGAATTAATCCAAAGAGCGGAACCGCCCCGATGA